Genomic segment of Syntrophus gentianae:
ACGGGTCTAGTTGCTCATTTTAAATTTGAAAAGAACATTGCAGATAGCTCTCCGTCCAGCTTTGCTGGAGTAATCAACGGCAACTTGAGCTTCGTGCCTGGGATCGTAGGGAATTATGCTGCGAAATTCGATGGAAACACCTATATTGCATTTCCCACAAAGTATCTCTATCCATTGTTCAACGGAACAATAAATCTATTTGTAAATGTCTCTCCAGATTTCAATGTTGATGCACATATTATGGGTTGTAAGACAAATTACAAAACAGAAATTGGATTCGATAGTATCAGCCCACTAACCTATGCTGGAACTACTCTCAAACCAGATAATTGGTATATGATTACGCACGTATATTCTAACGGCGGCTCTCAATATGGTTCGGAGAAGATTTATGTGAATGGTAAATTTATTCATGAACAAATCAATTATAGAAATAACGGTTATATAGGTGGAAGTTATACCGCTTTTCCATATTATAGCGCGATTGGTCGCGATATTGTGAGGCCACTTGACGGTCCAAAATTCAAAGGGCTTATTGATGATGTTAGAATATACAATAGAGCACTTTCTGCAACAGAGATCCAAGAATTGAATCAGCTTAGACAGTGGACTACTGTAAAGAAATGGATTGTACCCTATGGGTGGTATAATAAATGTGTAGATTCATCAGGATTTTTCTCATCAACGGTATGTGCAAATGATTTTAACGTGTCTTCAACGATAACTGTGCTGCAAAAAGATCAAATTTCAAGAATAAATATTAGGTTCTATCCAAAATCAACTGATTTAACCGATGGATTTTACTATAAACTTGTCGTTCCTGCTGATACAAGAGTAACATCAATTGGCATCGCAAATGGGGATACTATAAATTCTGATATAAGCAAGGTGGCACCGCTATTCAACACGGTTAAAGATAATGTTCGTGAAGAGGCCATTGATCGAATGCTAGGAAATTTTTCATTTCCTGTAAATCTCTTCTGGGATCTGT
This window contains:
- a CDS encoding LamG-like jellyroll fold domain-containing protein, with amino-acid sequence MRHMLKKMNNLIGFLSLYLLIFPGIAFADISTGLVAHFKFEKNIADSSPSSFAGVINGNLSFVPGIVGNYAAKFDGNTYIAFPTKYLYPLFNGTINLFVNVSPDFNVDAHIMGCKTNYKTEIGFDSISPLTYAGTTLKPDNWYMITHVYSNGGSQYGSEKIYVNGKFIHEQINYRNNGYIGGSYTAFPYYSAIGRDIVRPLDGPKFKGLIDDVRIYNRALSATEIQELNQLRQWTTVKKWIVPYGWYNKCVDSSGFFSSTVCANDFNVSSTITVLQKDQISRINIRFYPKSTDLTDGFYYKLVVPADTRVTSIGIANGDTINSDISKVAPLFNTVKDNVREEAIDRMLGNFSFPVNLFWDLFVNNAPSAGEDIITTFFNSTRLINKKYYPYSAYDGHFKRNNDGSVTVSINFGVPTATLLKLLQKNKMSFFVGGRSGDEFFIDKLSIN